From Miscanthus floridulus cultivar M001 chromosome 15, ASM1932011v1, whole genome shotgun sequence, the proteins below share one genomic window:
- the LOC136506842 gene encoding uncharacterized protein produces the protein MEDRQWMYTGRTSQGDASYEWMQKTDRFLNRAFGKAAKFPKMALCPCSKCGNRRMLDKELMGTHLHKNGFTPNYTRWVHHGEADRMREEVVRQRVDAFDADAGVADMVDDVHQAQFAEGREEAKMQVAVDAFKYMMDSTQKPLHAHSEVSQLDAISHLMGLKSDLNWSREGFDKVLAMVGTLLPKNHVLPKTMYEAHKLLKALKMPYERIHACPNGCVLFQEELKEAKYCPKCKASRFLEVESGDGGGQKTQLKIPARVLRHLPFVPRIQRLFMTEETTKQMTWHKNGKRYHPDKMVHPSDGEAWTSFNDKHRLKSDEALNVRVALATDGFNPYGMMHPGSKMGVFMEHVIDELIKAWNEGDTKNFRKGVIVTDPRPHLKTGAEVHAQIDALLPNEEGGFVGYGD, from the exons atggaggaccgtcagtggatgtacacgggccggacaAGTCAGGGTGATGCCAGCTATGAATGGATGCAGAAGACCGATCGTTTCTTGAatcgtgcatttggcaaggccgcaAAATTCCCAAAAAtggctttgtgtccctgcagcaagtgTGGTAACAGGAGAATGCTAGACAAGGAACTCATGGGTACACATCTGCACAAGAATGGGTTTACGCCGAACTACactcggtgggtccaccatggtgaagccgatcgtatgagagaggaggtggtgagacaacgCGTCGATGCtttcgatgctgatgccggggtagcagacatggtagATGACGTTCACCAAGCACAGTTTGCTGAAGGACGTGAGGAGGCAAAGATGCAGGTAGCCGTAGATGCGTTCAAGTACATGATGGACTcgacacagaaaccccttcacgctcaTTCTGAGGTCTCCCAGCTGGATGCCATAAGTCActtgatggggttgaagtccgatttaaactggagtcgagaaggcttcgataaggtgttggccatggttggcaccctgcttccaaaaAACCACGTGTTGCCGAAGACCATGTACGAGGCACACAAGCTCCTTAAAGCActgaagatgccatatgagcggatacatgcttgtccgaacgggtGTGTCCTATTTCAGGAAGAactcaaggaggcaaagtattgtccgaagtgtaaagcctccaggttcctggaggtagagtcTGGTGACGGTGGTGGCCAGAAGACCCAGCTTAAGATACCCGCCcgagtcctacggcaccttcccttCGTGCCGAGGATTcaaaggctattcatgaccgaggaaaccacaaaacagatgacgtggcacaagaatggcaaacgctaccatcctgacaagatggtgcatccatctgatggtgaagcatggaccagctTTAATGACAAGCATCGTTTGAAATCCGATGAGGCTcttaatgtacgtgttgcgctggcaacagatgggttcaatccttatggcatgat GCACCcagggagtaagatgggtgtgttcatggagcatgtgattgatgagttgatcaaagcttggaatgaaggg GACACCAAGAACTTCAGGAAAGGTGTCATAGTCACGGACCCTAGACCGCACTtgaagactggtgccgaggttcatgctcagatagatgctctcttgcccaatgaagaaggtggttttgtgggatatg gtgattga
- the LOC136506841 gene encoding uncharacterized protein, translating to MLMVTRKLLHYFTDHEVTVVTSYPLGDNVYNRDAVGRISKWALELMGHDIRYIPRTAIKSQALVDFVTEWTEIHLPTPDVTHEYQTMYFDGSIMAPGLGARVVLISPNGSRLRYAICLHFLASNNTVEYEALINGLHIAIGLGATRLYVRGDSELVIDQVMKESCCKIPLMATYGQEVHKLEEKF from the coding sequence atgctgatggtgacccggaagctcctgcactacttcactgaccacgaagtcacggtcgtcacttcatacccgcttggAGACAATGTCTACAACCGTGACGCCGtgggacggatctccaagtgggcactcgaactcatgggccacgacattaggtatatcccccgtaccgctattaaatctcaagctctcgtggattttgtcactGAATGGACGGAGATCCATCTaccgaccccagacgtcacccacgagtaccagacaatgtacttcgacgggtccataatggcgcccggcttgggggctagagtggttctgatctccccgaacgggagtaggctccgctacgccatttGCCTCCATTtcttagcctcaaacaacaccgtggaatacgaggccctcatcaacggactgcaCATCGCCATCGGGCTCGGTGCTACACGACTATACGTTCGTGGTGACTCGGAGCTGgtcattgatcaagtcatgaaggaatcctgcTGCAAAATCCCCCTCATGGCAACATACGgccaggaggtgcacaagcttGAGGAAAAATTTTAG